A window of the Procambarus clarkii isolate CNS0578487 chromosome 19, FALCON_Pclarkii_2.0, whole genome shotgun sequence genome harbors these coding sequences:
- the LOC138366187 gene encoding uncharacterized protein isoform X1 — protein sequence MDVLDEPQLPSRDKFYNVLHDAPLSEEDYNNALKVFNLGNCTNIKDYLMLYLKVDVGMLVDIFTLWRTSLKEIYELDIVFYVSLPSYAWDAFLFKSKVVLDYVYDQNVYDLLRRNLRGGFTSSIRQFTQAVNEHTTSNPSSDDDTHILNLDFNSLYAACMAEVLPQGGIRQLTDLERDTLLGQGLQHIPCDQDKGYWILCDTKHVSPGVARYTDDLPLVLSHTNITEEFLSEYSKKTFNDEKRKLPPKNTKLIASHLPQNNYLVSLDFLQLLLKLGLEVERVKTIYEFKQAPYLKDFISTNIRERANTTCKVKEKAFKLISNSLYGKSMTNISRYANTHHLVTTKHSFLTRARNPLYKRAVSLGPDRVLCTVMKDILKVTTPSYMGYQILQIAKRRLYEFWYNVVKAHYGERARLIYTDTDSFIFTLTCKDAFQEMTKAPLVDYMDFSNFDKDHPMYSATRKGELGLLKSEVKQKIITELIALKPKTYSLLTLDKEHLCKCKGIPYH from the coding sequence atggacgtgttagacgaacctcagctcccgtcgcgagataagttttacaatgttttacatgacgctccactgtctgaagaagattataacaatgctcttaaagtatttaatttagggaactgtacaaacataaaggattacctcatgttatatttaaaagttgacgtaggaatgttagttgatatatttacactttggcgaacatcactgaaagaaatttatgaactagatattgttttctatgtatcacttcctagttacgcttgggacgcgttcttatttaaatcaaaagttgtacttgactatgtgtatgatcagaatgtatatgatttgttgagaaggaatcttagaggggggttcacatcttccataagacaatttacacaggctgttaacgagcacactacatctaaccctagctctgatgacgatactcacattttgaacctcgacttcaacagcctatatgcagcgtgcatggctgaggtacttccccagggagggattagacaattaactgaccttgagcgtgataccttattagggcaagggttacaacatatcccctgtgatcaagacaaaggctattggattttatgcgatacaaaacatgtatctcccggggtagctaggtatactgatgatctgccccttgtactgtctcatactaatataactgaggagtttttgtcagagtacagtaagaaaacctttaatgatgaaaaacgtaagctcccacctaaaaatactaagttaattgcatcccacttgccccaaaacaactacttagtaagcctcgatttcctgcaattgctattaaaactaggactagaagttgaacgagtaaaaacaatctatgaatttaaacaggctccctatttaaaagattttatttcaaccaacattcgagaacgagccaataccacctgtaaagttaaagaaaaagcctttaaactcataagtaatagtctgtacgggaaatcaatgacaaatatatctcgatatgctaatactcaccatctagtaacgacaaaacattcattcttaactcgtgcaagaaaccctttgtataaacgagctgtctctttaggtccagatagggttctctgtacagtaatgaaagacatccttaaagttaccactccttcttacatgggatatcagatcttgcagatagccaagagacgtttatacgagttctggtataatgtagttaaagcccattatggggagagagctagactaatttatacggatacagactcattcatatttactctgacctgtaaagatgctttccaagaaatgacaaaagctcctctagtagattatatggatttcagtaatttcgacaaagatcatcccatgtattctgctactcgcaaaggtgaactaggactcctcaagtcagaagtaaagcagaaaattataactgaattaattgcactcaagcctaaaacttattctctcctaacccttgataaagaacatttatgtaaatgtaaagggattccttatcactaa
- the LOC138366187 gene encoding uncharacterized protein isoform X2 codes for MHVCQTQCLTCLGEMSINALQECRLYCIGCNGSTPPGHFDVTCTSCGQLYCANLHGSTSCPYCRWSVNQEPPTEARNVIEPPPKRRRIITNRVPIRDQENLILGGINIPAQSPLNSTQPSEWSTPVRSQPQLSQELEEDAPDGNLQASSDEEDNQPPVHDISDEVVNAPDSPEVLNLENVFPRVLEVIRQFEGSFSRHSFSIPGHLDADPSVYINRYREFFMEYIDNQFRQIQEEFPPSFHIYPDVSLILQKLNHADDQYEILDEVFSIRGETPTVTQEEVEVLVNSWVDEMSAKIDECLKNVQSSSVGIHSMSGFAINFSYIRHPMHLGSYVPYPAKLKGKESVFNPESEGDECCSALQRIKT; via the exons atgcatgtgtgtcaaacacagtgtttaacatgcctaggtgaaatgtccatcaacgctcttcaagaatgcagactgtactgtataggatgcaacgggtccacaccgcctggacattttgacgtaacctgtaccagctgtggacaactctattgtgcaaatc ttcatggttctacttcctgcccgtactgtcgttggtccgttaaccaggaacctcccaccgaagccagaaacgtcattgaacctccacccaaacgccgtcgcatcataaCTAACC gagttcctattcgtgatcaagagaatctcatacttggtggaatcaacatcccagctc aatcgcccctgaattcaactcaaccctctgagtggagcacgcctgtacgcagtcaaccccagctttcccaggagctagaagaagatgcCCCAGACGGCAACCTGCAGGCATCCTCCGATgaagaagacaatcaaccccctgttcaTGACATATCAGATGAAGTCGTCAACGCTCCGgattccccagaggtacttaaCTTAGAAAACGTTTTTCCGCGAGTGTTGGAAGTCATACGCCAGTTCGAAGGATCATTTTCGAGACATTCTTTCTCCATTCCCGGTCATTTAGACGCTGACCCCAGCgtatatataaataggtatagggaattttttatggaatatatagacaatcagttcagacaaatacaggaagaattccctccctcatttcacatttaccctgacgtaagcctaattttgcaaaaacttaatcatgccgacgatcaatatgaaatattagacgaagtattttcaattagaggcgaaactccgactgttacacaggaagaggtggaagttctcgtaaattcatgggttgatgaaatgtctgctaaaattgacgaatgcctaaaaaatgtccaatcctcaagtgtaggaattcattctatgtcaggctttgccattaatttttcatatattcgccaccctatgcaccttggatcttacgtaccatatcctgcaaaattaaaaggtaaagaatcagtatttaatcctgaaagtgaaggagatgagtgttGCAGTGCATTGCAGCGTATAAAAACTTAG
- the LOC138366527 gene encoding serine-rich adhesin for platelets-like, whose translation MTPISDPVTTISDPVTPVSDPVTPVSDPVTPVSDPVTPVSDPVTPDLVTATTISDLVTATTTCDLVTATTTCDLVTATTTCDLVTATTTCDLVTATTTCDLVTATTISDLVTTISDLVTAISDLVTAISDLVTAISDLVTAISDLVTAISDLVTAISDLVTAISDLVTAISDLVTAISDLVTAISDLVTAISDLVTAISDLVTAISDLVTAISDLVTAISDLVTAISDLVTAISDLVTAISDLVTAISDLVTAISDLVTAISDLVTAISDLVTAISDLVTAISDLVTAISDLVTAISDLVTAISDLVTAISDLVTAISDLVTAISDLVTAISDLVTPISDLVTPISDLVTPISDLVTPISDLVTPISDLVTPISDLVTAISDLVTAISDLVTPISDLVTPISDLVTPISDLVTPISDLVTPISDLVTPISDLVTPISDLVTPISDLVTPISDLVTPISDLVTPISDLVTPISDLVTPISDLVTPISDLVTPISDLVTPISDLVTATCDLVTATCDLVTATCDLVTATTTCDPVTATTTCDPVTQELTNFHVKVCQIHNSQRPPKYMNLM comes from the exons ATGACCCccatcagtgatccagtgaccaccatcagtgatccagtgacCCCCGTCAGTGATCCAGTGACCCCCGTTAGTGATCCAGTGACCCCCGTTAGTGATCCCGTGACCCCCGTCAGTGATCCAGTGACCCC TGATCTTGTGACGGCCACCACCATCAGTGATCTTGTgacggccaccaccacctgtgatctagtgacggccaccaccacctgtgatcTTGTgacggccaccaccacctgtgatctagtgacggccaccaccacctgtgatcTTGTgacggccaccaccacctgtgatcTTGTGACGGCCACCACCATCAGTGATCTAGTGACCACCATCAGTGATCTAGTGACCGCCATCAGTGATCTAGTGACCGCCATCAGTGATCTAGTGACCGCCATCAGTGATCTAGTGACCGCCATCAGTGATCTAGTGACCGCCATCAGTGATCTAGTGACCGCCATCAGTGATCTAGTGACCGCCATCAGTGATCTAGTGACCGCCATCAGTGATCTAGTGACCGCCATCAGTGATCTAGTGACCGCCATCAGTGATCTAGTGACCGCCATCAGTGATCTAGTGACCGCCATCAGTGATCTAGTGACCGCCATCAGTGATCTAGTGACCGCCATCAGTGATCTAGTGACCGCCATCAGTGATCTAGTGACCGCCATCAGTGATCTAGTGACCGCCATCAGTGATCTAGTGACCGCCATCAGTGATCTAGTGACCGCCATCAGTGATCTAGTGACCGCCATCAGTGATCTAGTGACCGCCATCAGTGATCTAGTGACCGCCATCAGTGATCTAGTGACCGCCATCAGTGATCTAGTGACCGCCATCAGTGATCTAGTGACCGCCATCAGTGATCTAGTGACCGCCATCAGTGATCTAGTGACCGCCATCAGTGATCTAGTGACCGCCATCAGTGATCTAGTGACCGCCATCAGTGATCTAGTGACCGCCATCAGTGATCTAGTGACCGCCATCAGTGATCTAGTGACCCCCATCAGTGATCTAGTGACCCCCATCAGTGATCTAGTGACCCCCATCAGTGATCTAGTGACCCCCATCAGTGATCTAGTGACCCCCATCAGTGATCTAGTGACCCCCATCAGTGATCTAGTGACCGCCATCAGTGATCTAGTGACCGCCATCAGTGATCTAGTGACCCCCATCAGTGATCTAGTGACCCCCATCAGTGATCTAGTGACCCCCATCAGTGATCTAGTGACCCCCATCAGTGATCTAGTGACCCCCATCAGTGATCTAGTGACCCCCATCAGTGATCTAGTGACCCCCATCAGTGATCTAGTGACCCCCATCAGTGATCTAGTGACCCCCATCAGTGATCTAGTGACCCCCATCAGTGATCTAGTGACCCCCATCAGTGATCTAGTGACCCCCATCAGTGATCTAGTGACCCCCATCAGTGATCTAGTGACCCCCATCAGTGATCTAGTGACCCCCATCAGTGATCTAGTGACCCCCATCAGTGATCTAGTGACGGCCACCTGTGATCTAGTGACGGCCACCTGTGATCTAGTGACGGCCACCTGTGATCTAGTgacggccaccaccacctgtgatcCAGTgacggccaccaccacctgtgatcCAGTGACTCAAGAACTGACCAACTTTCATGTTAAAGTCTGCCAAATCCATAATTCCCAAAGACCTCCAAAATATATGAATCTGATGTGA